GGGCGTGAACTTCGTCGCCGATGGCCTCCGCGACTTCATCGACCCCACTCGCCGGAGGCAACGATGAGCCTTCTCGACGTCTCCGGCCTCACCGTCTCCGCCGGGCAGCAGCGTCTGGTCGACGACGTGTCGTTCACGATCGCGCCCGGCGAGCGCGTCGGCGTGATCGGGGAATCCGGATCGGGAAAGTCAGTGACCTCACTCGCGGTCACCGGGCTCCTGTCCGACGCACTCACCGCCTCCGGATCAGTGCTGCTCGACGGCACGCAGGTCATCGGCGCTCCGGACAGAGCGCTTCGTCCCCTGCGCGGCCCAGTGGCCGGCATCCTGTTCCAAGAGCCACTGACCGCGCTCGACCCGCTCATGCGCGTCGGACGGCAGATCGCCGAGCCGATACGGCGCCATCTCGGCCTGCGCGGGGATGCTCTGCACGATGCCGTACGCGCCGCACTCGAAGACGTCTCTCTACCCGATCCCCGGTTCGCGAGGGCGTTCCCGCACGAGTTGTCCGGCGGGCAGCGCCAGCGCATCGCCACCGCGATCGCCCTCGCCGCGCGGCCGAAGCTGCTGATCGCCGATGAGCCGACGACCGCACTCGATGTGACCGTGCAGGACGAGATCCTCGCTCTGCTCGACCATCTCGTGGCAGAGCACGACATGGCGCTCATGTTCATCAGCCACGACCTCGCCGTCGTATCGCGCATGACCGACCGGGTCGTCGTGATGCGAGACGGCCGCGCGGTAGAGCAGGGATCGGTCGAGCAGATCGTCCGCGAACCGCACGATCCGTACACGGCAGCGCTGGTCGCGAGCGCCCGGGCCCTGGATTCTGTGCTCGATGCGCCCGCATCCGCGGCGCCCACGGACGGCGAGGCCGGCCGATGAGCATCCTGGAACTGCGCGATGCGCGCTTCGCGTACGGCAGCCGCACCGTCGTAGACGGCGTCTCGCTCAGCGTCTCCGCAGGTGAAGCCGTCGGACTGGTCGGCGAGTCCGGTGCCGGCAAGTCGACGATCCTCGCCCTCCTGCTCGGGCTCGCGTCACCGAGCGCAGGGAGCGTGCATTTCGACGGCGGCCCGCTCGATCGCCGTGATCGCGGCCTCATGCGGCGGTTCAGGGCGAACGTGCAGACCGTGTTCCAAGACCCGTACTCCTCGCTCGACCCCCGTCAGCGCATCGACCGCATCGTGGGAGA
The DNA window shown above is from Microbacterium murale and carries:
- a CDS encoding ATP-binding cassette domain-containing protein, yielding MSLLDVSGLTVSAGQQRLVDDVSFTIAPGERVGVIGESGSGKSVTSLAVTGLLSDALTASGSVLLDGTQVIGAPDRALRPLRGPVAGILFQEPLTALDPLMRVGRQIAEPIRRHLGLRGDALHDAVRAALEDVSLPDPRFARAFPHELSGGQRQRIATAIALAARPKLLIADEPTTALDVTVQDEILALLDHLVAEHDMALMFISHDLAVVSRMTDRVVVMRDGRAVEQGSVEQIVREPHDPYTAALVASARALDSVLDAPASAAPTDGEAGR